The genomic interval CTCAGCGGCAGTCAGTCACTCAGATGCGAGCACCGGAAAGGGAGTGCTGAGCCGGTGATCCGCGGCCTTGAGGGTTAACTACTCATAAATTTGATAGATGATAATCCATCTCCatgttttaatcataatttaatcatatttattcgataaaaataaattaataatataaattaaattctactgtCACTGCTGGTAAAGAGCACCGAAAATGAACCGACGAAAAACAAGCAAGAAATCGTTTTGGAGATGCACGGTGGCTGCTCTTACTGGGGAACGCCGGGACAGACGCCACGTTGATGGAGCTCCCGGCGCTGCACGGCACGACGCCGGTGACGAGGCCCACGACGGCGCTGCTCGCGCCTCCCTCAGCGCCGTGCGGCGCGatgccgacggcggcgacgaggaaggCCGCGAGGAGAAGGCTCgtgatcgacgacgacgacggcgttgCCATCGCGCGCTACCACCACTTACCGCTACGAGCTACCAGTGAGGCTGTGTTATTCTGCCGGtagcgagctagctagcttgctgcTCTGCTCGATCAAGTGCTCACTAGCTGCTCAGTGTGTTGTGCTGCCTCATCGATGGCTCTATTTATAGGCGTGCAATGGCCGGGCGAGCGAGTTGCTGAGGTTAATCAGAGGGTGCTTGCTTCCACGTAACTTTTTTAAgtctctgtcacatcgaatgtttggaactaattagaagtattaaatatagactaataataaaacatatctcATACTCTgtactatttcgcgagacgaatctattgagcctaattagtccatgattagcgaatgtgatgctaccgtaaatatttgctaatcatggcttaattaggcttaaaaaatttgtctaatgaaatagccttaatttatataattagttttgttatcagtctatatttaatactcctaattaatgtccaaacattcaatatgacaagggacaaaaaaaagtcaatggatCCAAACACCATCTTAGAATGACAGTTTTACCTTTGCTAGGAAAATacttttttgttattaaaatttacatcGCCTTGAGATATATCATTATTAAGAAAGTACTATGAGATATCATATATTCCTAGTATAAAACCTACTACATCACCTTGAGGTGGTAAAAGTTCTTTAAACTTTGGTAACTGGAGATAATTTTCCAAGAGTAGTAAAATTGTCCTTATCTTTTTTGAGAAAGCGACTataggtactaaaatttacacTTAAAATTCTGATACCTTGAATTACAAACTAATTAAATGGAGATACTAGATTTTTACAACTTTATAAAGAACATTAAATTATTCATTAAATTTTACGCCGTAAAATATAATACATTCCTATGGTTAATTGCTCTGATTGCAAATCTTGGCTGGGATTAATTTCAAACGATAGGCTAGCTGCAGCTTCACCGTGGGGCGCGCGTGCTCGAGGGTGTTGTAGCGGCACACGCTGCTGTCCGCGTCGGACGTGTGCGTGCGGACAATTCGGCCCATGCATCCCGGTAGAGTCGACGGGCCGCGCACCGGCGTGACGGGTGCCGGTAGGTAGATGCCAAGCTAGAGATTTTCGTTCCAGTGCTTATCATTGCATTTGCGAGACGATGACGAATCGATGCCGTTTGATTAGTTTGATTATCAGATCATTGTTTGGCTCTTCCCacatatttatgaaataaaatgtttatatacgTGTGGTTAGTAATCTAAGTGATAAAACTGGATAATAAACTACGATAGAAAAAATTCTAAACTCAACcgtaaatttaagattaaaattttaaattttaaattatagaagaaaaaaaacgagcCTCGATTCGTCTCTGGAGTTTAAGAGCAATCGACTATATGAAAGCCATGATCAATCGGAGCTGCGATAGCTAAGCTTAGTTAGCTAGGGCACGCGTGCGTTCATGGTGATGGCAACCTCTTCGCGGCATTTCTCTCGGCGGATGGATCATACCGAGGCCGTTATCTCGGGTAATGTGCACGCCTAGCAGCGCCAAAGAGATGGGCGAAGCCTGTCTTTGTCTGGTTTGTACCTTTTCATTTCCCGTGAGCAGTGTGACCACACCTCACAATTCTCCATGAGACAATATTCTCTGTTTTTATAtgtacaataaaaaattataagaagtatttaaaagaaaataatataaatatttggtgTGAAATATGTTCATGGCTCATGCGAAATGAAAGAGTCAATTATGTGCCCTTGAAATTTCACACAATCGATACTACGCCCTTAATATTTATCTGATCAATCCTACTCCctccaatatttttattatatgtcatttagttttggattatatttaagtttgactgttcgttttattcaatatttttatccaaatatgcaaaattataagtcatatttatagttgctatagtaataaatcaaatcacagtaaaataattagtgattatataatttctttgaataagatgaacgatGAAATGTGtaactaaaagtcaacagtgaaaaattaaagaaacagagagagtatatcgttgagtttttatttagatgtcttaACTTGGTTTAACACTCGTTCTCGTGCATTTTGTTTAAGAAAAGTAGGTTTATCTAGAGGATCTTAGACCACATTCAAATGATAATCCCAATATGTTTCAACCTTAGTTTGgaaaaccaacatagatcccTGCATAGAGTCAAAACAAGAAgacttaaattttagaattccTAGCTCAACCACTGAACCCAAGCACTCACCCAACTTGTTTTTATCTCGAATTGAGGCAAGTGCAATCATAATACCTTAGatatgaaaaaatgaaaaactgaGTTATGCAAGAGTGCCTTACTTTGGAAAGCTGACATGGCCGCGTTAGTTCAGTTGTTAGTTATCCGATGcggaaaacatattaatagattggtatatgattttaattattaattataaaaaattaaaatagattaatatgattttttgtaaaacaactttcctatataaaattttagcaaaaaaacacaccgtttatgGGTTAGAGAAATgtacgcgcgaaaaacgagaaaatttGGACAAATATGAGGAAGTGCCAAAGGCTGCCATAAACACCTCTAGAGAACTAGAAcaagtagaaatttaaaattttggaattCCTAGCTCAACCACTGAACACAAGCACTCACCCAACTTATTTTGATCTCAAATTGAAGCATACCTTAGGTGTGAAAAATTGTGTAATGCAAGAGTGCCTTACTTTGGAAAATCGACATAGACACCTCTAGAGAACTAGaacaagtactccctccgttttatattataagactttctgggtttgcttagattcatcatgtatagattcattagcatacgtatataaatatagtacgaccagaaagtcttatagcgtggaacggaggtaatagaaatttaaaattttatattcctAGCTTATCCACTGAACACAGGCGCTAACCCAACTTCTTTTGATCTCGAATTGAAGCGAGCACAATCATTAAGCTTTGATTTGTTATTTACTTTCAACCTCATCATTTcgcttataataaatataagcgaaacataatattagcaattaaaaactaatttatggaTTAAAACTGTTGCTACacatttttgtcattttagaACCGAAtactctaaaataaactatgaggGAAACCCCCGAATATCAACTCTCAAATAAATtctgaaattcaatttttttttcttgtggttGTAAGTTGTTTGCCAAAATGATGAGACCCTTTATATATGACTTCATATATCTCGTTGTGTCACATTGATATTGTCGTAGGGTTTGCAATCTTGTTTTGCACATTTCTAATAGGAGATTGAAATGTCAGAAAATCCGGGTGTTAAAAAGTtcaaatcttttttaaaaaataaatattttttaccaaattcacacattttttaggttttgggGTGAAATAACTGCGTGCCCCGGTGTGGGTGTGGGCGGGGAGGGGTGTTCCCAAATATCAAAGCCGTGTATAGCCTTAGTTTCTCTCTTAACCATCATTCAAAACTAACTCAGGCAATGAGACAAACAGGACAAATCATGAACACAACTTAGTTTTGACAAACAAACAACTTTAGCATCACaacaatacatatatcatTTGTGTGCTTCTTAGAAGCAGCCATGAGATGTGTATACATAGTAGTAGCAGATAGATGCATGATGCATGGCACGAtacaaactaattaaaattagCATCATGCATGGTAATGGGCCCATTAGGCCCATCGCTATACGTATTGATTATGCTTAACAATAGTTTATGTATTGATCATCACAATCATGTGATATAATCGTACGTCTAATGGCACACGCGCGCCGCCAGGTCTAGACGAGCGAGAACGGCAGGGGGACGATGTTGAGGATCTCGCCGAGGAGGCCGCTGAGGATCTGGGCGACGAGGGCGATGATGCTGCCGAGGCCTCCGAGCCCGCCGGCGCCACTGCTGCCACCGAGGAGCTGCACCGGCGCCGTCAGCGTCCCGGCGACGCCGGCCAGGGACGCGTCGCACGCGGCCAGCGGGGTGGTCACCACCACCTTGCACTGGTTCCCGGCCATGGCCATGAGCATCGTCGTGTTGAGCGTGCCCATGTTGATGGTGAACGCCCCGGTGCcgtccgccgtcgcgccgcccacCACCCTGCTCCCGCACATCATCTGCACGCCGGCGTCTGGCCGGAGAACGTACGATATATCGGGTCAGCCGGATCACAGTTCAACATATATAGCAATTCATAGTCTACTCGATCGTCGTCCTTACTGGGGAACGCCGGGACCGACGCGACGTTGATGGAGCTCCCGGCGCTGCACGGCACTACGCCGGTGACGAGGCCCGTCACAGCAGGCCtgcccgctgccgcctccgcgccgtgcGGCGCGatgccgacggcggcggcagtggccgccacggcgaggacgaggagaaggctcttggccgccgccgccgcttctgccattgctagctagctgatcaCAAGATCGAccgtcctctcctctcctctcttactCCGTCGATCTCACTCTGACTCGTCGTACTTACTCTGAGCTTAGTGAGGCCGTGCGTGTGTGGTCGTGCTGCTGCATGAGACCGCCCTATTTATAGCCGCGCGCGTGCAAGCAAGCACAACGACGGTGGCGATCGAGGCAAGCTGCACGCCGCGCGCGCAGCTAGGCTTCGCGCGTGCTCGGCGGTGATCGAGCGGGACACGCCGCCGTCCGCGTCGGACAATCTGGCCGTGGCCGGCTGGCTCGCGGAGCCGGAGAACGAATGGTCCCCCCGTGCATGAGGCACGCAGCTAGCAAGAATCGCCATCCTATCCTGCTGGTGGCGGTAGCTATCCGCCTGTCCTGCATTagagtacaatagcaggctacaaGCCAGCTAAATATCGATGTGGAAGTGAGAAGGAAAGAGAGGGgagaagctggctataagcttatagccagcttaggTATAAGAACCAAGACAGCACGTGAGACAGATATATGAATCCTACATTAAAGACAAAAAActaaccattatatgagtaggctataaaaaactaaaaaaatcttatagccagtttattggctatattattagtctcGCTATTATCATGCAGTAGATGCCAAAGATGAGTTTTTTTCTTCGATCTAGCGACTAGCGATGAGCAAGAAGAGCCGAGAGATTATGGTATGGTATCATCATTGCTAAATGATGATGAATAGAAGGTCGGTTATGGAGACCAAGTGTGTTTGGGCCGGTGTTTATTAGTAATACACAGCATGCAGTTCCATTCTTAATGATGAAAAGGCCATAACCATTTTAGTTGTGTAGTTAGGGGGACCGAAATCGATCCTTGCCATTATCAATGACTATCACATTTAGCAATGACTATAATTAACCATTTTAATTTCTACCAGAGTACGGGCTCATCTTATCACGTTTATCTTTTCTCACGTTCtgatgtttataaactaaaatttaaattttcaactttaaatctagaattaattttagtttttttaccttagtttattttttaacattgacttttacatcactaagaatacacatataaaatttttatttataattatttttcatttaccaATATGATGTAAACGTCTGCCTCTATAATATTACTGTTAGAGAACGCGGATCCGTAGCTAGGGTGGTGTAGAGAAGCTAGCTACTTGGCTGGGTAGCTACAGCTACTGTAGTGTGGAAACTTGCGCGCGCGCATGCTGATCGATGAGGCGCTGGCAACTCGCGGCCGGCGTGCTCTCCGCTCGAGCGATCGTCGACTCCGACGCCCAGCGCGGGTAGCGGCCAGCGAAATGCAAGAGGATGGGAATGGAAGAATGGGAGAAAGCTACAGAGACGTGCGTCCTTGTCGGCTCATTTGTTCTTTACTTCACCAACGCCGTGCTCATCGGCGCCTTCTCGCTCTGCATATGCTGCTGAAAGGGGACCGGTCGAACTCTCTCCAAAAGCTTTGATTAACAATAGCTACCTAAATATATACCCATGCTTTATTTACTACcagttacaaaatattatggaATTAAGCAAgtaaagatatattttgtatgaGATGGGTTACCCCATCTTAATTCTATGGAAAGTATTagtatcaatttgattttgtacATGGCTATCCGTTTAGGTTTATtcatttcttaatattaaaagATTATAGAAGTAATTTAAAATCTTTACTAATATGAGTAGTACTGTAGGGACATGGGTGGTAGATTTATTGTCACcgctaatattttattttaaaaaagtacaGATGAGATGTGCTAACTtgagggggtgtttgtttctagggattaaactttagcccctagtcacatcgaatgtttggacgcttattataaatagtaaacgtgatatattaataaaacacatctatagtcttggactaatttacgagacgaatctaatgagcctaattaatcgatgattagcctatgtgatgctacagtaaatatttgctaattatagattaattaggcttaaaaaatttgtctcgcggattagctcttatttatgaaattaatttttttattagtccatgtttaatacttcaaattagtgtccaaacctccgatgtgacatagggctaaaaagtttagccctatcTAAACAAACCCCTAAAAAGTCAGTGATATACGCATGGTCCGTTGATCTTGCTCAGTGCTCCTTGTTGCTCGTGCTACTGACAATGCCTTTGAAAAACCGGTTCCACATACAAGTGACGCAACTGTACCAGAGGATCCGGTTCAAGCCGCTCTCAATATTTCActtctacttatgtttatataagttaaaatttaaacttttaatcttaaatttaaagttgattttagggttttatcatattttatttttcagtcttgtcttttatatagctaagagcatttatatgaaatttttatttataaattattttttatctgtaaatatgccgtttgatttttttgaaaaaaccaaacaatcacgcTCAAGGTGCCACTGAGGCCATCTTGGTCAAGAATttatcagaaaatattttatatacgcatgcatccatggtaatttaaacacaaatgtaaaaataaattacaataaaaaaaacccacccACCTAGAATCCCGCATGTCAAGTAACTAACAGCGAATGCTAAAACCCATAGTTCAGTGATAATAGATGCGCTAAATTTGTCGTTTTATCATAGtaaatttactaaatttataGATTTGTAAGACAAGAccttaaatatgttgttttgggATAGAATAAATAGGATACctgtatttttatgataaaagaTGCACTAAATATGTAGTGTTGTGATATAAGTTCTTatattagttttgtgataaatgagaaaaaaatgcttgtgaaatttgataaaattttatgtatgacttttcatgtataaaaaaattgtgtatattttttctaggCCAAGGAGAATTTTCGTGTGTTTCCTA from Oryza brachyantha chromosome 3, ObraRS2, whole genome shotgun sequence carries:
- the LOC121053943 gene encoding phylloplanin-like → SLLLVLAVAATAAAVGIAPHGAEAAAGRPAVTGLVTGVVPCSAGSSINVASVPAFPNAGVQMMCGSRVVGGATADGTGAFTINMGTLNTTMLMAMAGNQCKVVVTTPLAACDASLAGVAGTLTAPVQLLGGSSGAGGLGGLGSIIALVAQILSGLLGEILNIVPLPFSLV